In Spodoptera frugiperda isolate SF20-4 chromosome 4, AGI-APGP_CSIRO_Sfru_2.0, whole genome shotgun sequence, a single window of DNA contains:
- the LOC118272516 gene encoding mitochondrial carrier homolog 2 produces the protein MDEIEKEKIAALPSQLLVTTICHPMEYAKVLIQLGYEPLPPRRSTTLFGRPAMILPNVFQYIKFIKTSDGFFGCYRGLSARVLGLIASSQLTSKVIYAMGIDLPEINDPPNIVTDEEPKVEDYIRLGRRDMIMHTASVIVSYPFHVVSVRMMASFIGKEEDYSTLFGAIVSIYRDDGIRGFFHGIIPKLLGDLTCVAVTGVLAYYVNKYLVKTKDLRYYTVPLLTFVTSTITYPLVVVSTCMAVAGCSLSAGNPPNMPKYPSWQACWRDLLRNKQHKRGSSLIFRYYIAPIAAMQ, from the coding sequence ATGGACGAAATTGAAAAAGAGAAAATAGCGGCACTGCCATCACAGCTGCTCGTGACTACAATATGCCACCCAATGGAATACGCGAAAGTGCTCATACAACTGGGGTACGAGCCCTTACCACCTCGCCGGTCTACGACATTGTTTGGACGCCCTGCCATGATATTACCTAACGTGTTCCAGTACATCAAGTTTATCAAAACATCAGATGGATTTTTCGGCTGCTACAGAGGCCTATCGGCGAGAGTACTCGGGCTGATCGCGTCCAGTCAGCTGACATCTAAGGTAATCTACGCGATGGGTATTGATTTGCCAGAAATCAATGACCCTCCTAATATTGTTACTGATGAGGAGCCCAAGGTTGAAGATTATATCAGGCTGGGCCGCCGGGACATGATAATGCACACGGCTTCTGTCATCGTGTCCTACCCATTCCATGTTGTGTCTGTCAGAATGATGGCCTCGTTTATTGGCAAAGAGGAAGATTACAGCACATTGTTTGGTGCAATTGTGTCTATCTACAGAGATGATGGCATCCGTGGGTTTTTCCATGGTATTATACCTAAGCTTCTTGGTGATTTAACTTGTGTTGCAGTGACAGGAGTTTTGGCTTATTATGTGAACAAATACCTGGTCAAAACTAAAGATCTGCGATACTACACAGTACCACTGTTGACTTTTGTGACTAGCACTATCACTTATCCGCTGGTTGTGGTGTCCACCTGCATGGCTGTGGCTGGCTGCAGCCTGTCTGCTGGCAATCCTCCCAATATGCCCAAGTACCCATCTTGGCAAGCCTGCTGGAGGGACTTGCTGAGAAACAAGCAACACAAGCGTGGATCGTCCCTAATCTTTAGGTACTACATTGCCCCTATCGCAGCCATGCAGTAG
- the LOC118272515 gene encoding U3 small nucleolar RNA-associated protein 6 homolog — protein sequence MAEQVNQRIEDMINELEQMRRTQMYDDEEIKEISRKRKEFEYHIQRRVKQKEDFVQYIAYEMALLEDISLRRQKAKLSEKKKDIEYAIAKRVNKVFKQFIYRFQDDLEIYFEYIKFCRSVGFDYAISGIIGQMLQIHGDKPKIWQLASKWESKEQNNLDNARNFLLKGVQRHPDSEVLYLELFDIELIALTFKTDDEEDREKQVKRADIVWRNGAKNIKSPKFLFDVFDLCMKYEIKESFVDDIKKEIWLRNDSKEVWSYIAAKELEGCHWEEIEVFVDEENDFSKEVNYYIGVYEEALQKFPDETLCTKYIHDLLGASDSVCSDQQKISAVKHAWKYGHENGLLSNDMFAFGLEILKLENETSDEELMEILDSAIKMNPKLRCAWEEKILLCKSDEKKMLSVLQSVKGLKSDDLLHLYNLVLDNVETDVALKNLYKKFQSCENAVLLAIKPKLLQKMYEKNGLRAARDLYEDLIRTPPTQIEVHTNMIDIEMSQEKPNPKNIRKCYECAVQHHGTDNVDIWTKYMEFETEHNAQATPAIYRRAVGTLKKEHVDQFIRAQTLAKIK from the exons ATGGCTGAACAAGTAAATCAACGTATCGAGGATATGATCAATGAGTTGGAGCAGATGAGAAGAACGCAAATGTATGACGATGAAGAAATAAA AGAAATATCACGAAAGAGAAAAGAGTTTGAGTACCACATACAGAGAAGAGTGAAACAGAAGGAAGATTTTGTTCAATACATAGCTTATGAAATGGCTTTGCTTGAAGACATTTCATTGAGACGACAAAAGGCAAAACTGAGTGAAAAAAAGAAAGACATTGAGTACGCTATAGCTAAACGTGTGAACAAAGTGTTCAAACAGTTTATTTACAGGTTTCAAGATgatttggaaatatattttgagTACATTAAGTTTTGCAGGAGTGTAGGGTTTGATTACGCCATTTCTGGGATTATTGGACAGATGTTACAG ATTCATGGTGATAAACCTAAAATCTGGCAGTTGGCGAGTAAATGGGAGAGTAAAGAACAGAATAACTTGGACAATGCAAGGAACTTTTTATTGAAGGGAGTCCAGAGGCATCCTGACTCTGAAGTCTTGTATCTTGAGTTGTTTGATATTGAACTcattgctttgacattcaaaaccGATGATGAGGAGGATAGG GAAAAGCAAGTAAAAAGGGCTGATATTGTTTGGAGAAATGGcgctaaaaatattaaaagtccaAAATTCCTATTTGATGTGTTTGATCTATGCATGAAATATGAAATCAAGGAATCCTTTGTTGATGACATTAAAAAGGAAATCTGGCTTAGAAATGACAGCAAAGAAGTTTGGTCTTATATTGCTGCTAAGGAATTGGAA GGTTGTCACTGGGAAGAAATTGAAGTATTTGTTGATGAAGAAAACGATTTTTCTAAAGAAGTAAACTATTACATAGGAGTTTATGAGGAGGCTTTGCAGAAG TTCCCAGATGAAACATTATGCACAAAATACATCCACGACTTGCTTGGCGCCAGTGATAGTGTATGCAGTGACCAACAGAAGATAAGCGCCGTCAAGCACGCCTGGAAATACGGTCACGAAAATGGACTCCTTTCAAATGATATGTTTGCGTTTGGACTAGAGATTTTGAAACTGGAAAATGAAACATCTGATGAGGAATTGATGGAG ATTCTGGACTCtgcaataaaaatgaatcctAAACTAAGGTGTGCTTGGGAAGAAAAGATTCTATTATGTAAATCAGATGAGAAGAAAATGTTGTCTGTACTACAATCTGTGAAAGGATTGAAATCTGATGATTTGTTGCATCTTTATAATCTAGTATTGGATAATGTGGAAACTGATGTTGCA CTAAAGAATTTATACAAAAAGTTCCAGAGTTGTGAAAATGCTGTATTGCTGGCAATCAAACCTAAACTCTTgcaaaaaatgtatgaaaagaaTGGGTTAAGAGCTGCAAGAGATTTGTATGAAGACCTCATTAGAACTCCGCCCACACAGATTGAGGTCCACACAAACATGATAGACATTGAGATGTCTCAGGAGAAACCAAATCCTAAGAACATTAGGAAGTGTTATGAATGTGCCGTGCAACATCATGGCACTGATAATGTGGACATCTGGACCAAGTACATGGAGTTTGAAACAGAGCACAATGCACAAGCCACTCCTGCCATCTACAGAAGAGCTGTGGGCACATTGAAAAAGGAACATGTTGACCAATTTATAAGAGCACAGACAttagctaaaataaaataa